A genomic window from Halobaculum sp. MBLA0147 includes:
- a CDS encoding nitric-oxide reductase large subunit, giving the protein MQVTRRTLARLLVVAFVVNLIVMGAGAFVAYQEAPPIPKETVGPDGEQITTRTAVQEGKAVFQRDGLMNHGSILGNGAYFGPDYTANTLELKVQYMRTYYAEERYGEPYDALPGPEQSAVDSVVESDLSDGTPADGTVDYSAAEVYAHEQVREEYVERYHEGAAERGVPVDMIDSETEARQFADFALWTAWISHTDRPNGDHSYTNEWPYQPTAGNEPPVSSMTWSVIAMVLLVAGAGIGVWLYKSIELPEPDTTGVSVPYPDELDLLPSQRAAVLFVPVAALLFTAQVFLGGLLAHYYVERGAFFGIEEVFGVGILQVLPFAMAKTYHIDLGILWIATLWLGAGLFLPPLLTGYEPPNQARYVRGLLGALVVVVVGGFTGIWLGAHGYLDGPLWWILGNEGLEYLEVGKLWQVGLLAGFLGWAVLAARGLRPLLAEEPRYGLSHMILYAGGSIALLFTAGFFFTPQTNIAVTEFWRWWVVHMWVEGAFEFFIVSVVGLTLVSMNLLRRRAAEKAVMLEALLVMGTGVIGVSHHYWWIGMPDVWIPIGSAFSTLELIPLVVILFEAINEYRAMATAGDSFPYTLPFMFIVASGLWNFVGAGVLGFFINLPLVNYYEHGTYLTVGHAHAAMFGAFGFLALGMAVYALRFTTRNWSERWLRRSFWTLNAGLVLMVFVSVLPVGFLQLETAFTQGYDAARSLAFYEGSLVQALFWARLPGDTLIILGTLLFAGDVVAKLFRRRAADDPDDTVTGAAGTRDAIADD; this is encoded by the coding sequence ATGCAGGTGACACGTCGTACCCTCGCGAGACTCCTCGTGGTCGCGTTCGTCGTCAACCTGATCGTGATGGGCGCCGGCGCGTTCGTCGCGTACCAGGAGGCTCCCCCGATCCCCAAGGAGACGGTGGGGCCGGACGGCGAGCAGATCACGACCCGGACGGCGGTTCAGGAGGGCAAGGCGGTGTTCCAGCGTGACGGGCTGATGAACCACGGGTCGATCCTCGGCAACGGGGCGTACTTCGGTCCGGACTACACGGCCAACACGCTGGAACTGAAGGTACAGTACATGCGGACCTACTACGCCGAGGAGCGCTACGGTGAGCCCTACGACGCGCTCCCCGGCCCCGAACAGTCCGCGGTCGACAGCGTCGTCGAGTCGGACCTCTCCGACGGCACACCGGCGGACGGTACGGTGGACTACTCCGCAGCCGAGGTGTACGCCCACGAGCAGGTCCGCGAGGAGTACGTCGAGCGGTACCACGAGGGCGCCGCCGAGCGCGGCGTCCCGGTGGACATGATCGACTCCGAGACGGAGGCGCGGCAGTTCGCCGACTTCGCGCTGTGGACCGCGTGGATCTCACACACCGACCGGCCGAACGGCGACCACAGCTACACGAACGAGTGGCCCTACCAGCCCACTGCCGGCAACGAGCCCCCGGTCTCCTCGATGACCTGGAGCGTGATCGCGATGGTGTTGCTCGTCGCCGGCGCCGGGATCGGCGTCTGGCTCTACAAGTCGATCGAACTCCCCGAGCCGGACACGACGGGGGTGAGTGTCCCGTACCCGGACGAGTTGGACCTGCTGCCGAGTCAGCGTGCCGCGGTGTTGTTCGTGCCCGTCGCGGCGTTGCTGTTCACCGCACAGGTGTTCCTCGGCGGCCTCCTCGCGCACTACTACGTCGAACGCGGAGCGTTCTTCGGGATCGAGGAGGTGTTCGGCGTCGGTATCCTCCAGGTGCTCCCGTTCGCGATGGCGAAGACGTACCACATCGACCTCGGCATCCTCTGGATCGCCACACTGTGGCTGGGTGCCGGGCTGTTCCTCCCACCACTGTTGACGGGCTACGAGCCGCCGAACCAGGCGCGGTACGTGAGGGGGCTGTTGGGCGCACTCGTCGTCGTCGTGGTCGGTGGGTTCACCGGCATCTGGCTCGGTGCACACGGCTACCTCGACGGGCCGCTGTGGTGGATCCTCGGCAACGAGGGTCTGGAGTACCTCGAGGTCGGCAAACTGTGGCAGGTCGGTCTCCTCGCCGGCTTCCTCGGGTGGGCGGTGCTCGCGGCACGGGGCCTGCGACCGCTGCTCGCCGAGGAGCCACGCTACGGGCTCTCGCACATGATCCTCTACGCGGGCGGTTCCATCGCGCTGTTGTTCACCGCCGGGTTCTTTTTCACCCCCCAGACGAACATCGCCGTCACGGAGTTCTGGCGGTGGTGGGTCGTCCACATGTGGGTGGAGGGCGCCTTCGAGTTCTTCATCGTCAGCGTCGTCGGCCTCACACTGGTGTCGATGAACCTCCTGCGGCGTCGTGCCGCGGAGAAGGCGGTGATGTTGGAGGCGCTGCTCGTGATGGGCACGGGCGTGATCGGCGTCTCGCACCACTACTGGTGGATCGGGATGCCCGACGTGTGGATCCCCATCGGGAGCGCGTTCTCGACGCTGGAGTTGATCCCGCTGGTCGTGATCCTCTTCGAGGCGATCAACGAGTACCGGGCGATGGCGACGGCCGGCGACTCGTTCCCGTACACGCTGCCGTTCATGTTCATCGTCGCCTCCGGCCTGTGGAACTTCGTCGGCGCGGGCGTGCTCGGCTTCTTCATCAACCTCCCGTTGGTGAACTACTACGAGCACGGCACCTACCTGACGGTGGGCCACGCCCACGCGGCGATGTTCGGCGCGTTCGGCTTCCTCGCGCTCGGGATGGCCGTCTACGCGCTGCGGTTCACGACCCGGAACTGGAGCGAGCGGTGGCTCCGCCGGTCCTTCTGGACGCTCAACGCCGGGTTGGTGCTGATGGTGTTCGTCTCCGTGCTCCCGGTGGGGTTCCTCCAGTTGGAGACTGCCTTCACGCAGGGGTACGACGCCGCTCGCTCGCTGGCGTTCTACGAGGGCAGTCTCGTGCAGGCGCTGTTCTGGGCGCGGCTGCCGGGTGACACGCTGATCATCCTCGGGACGCTGCTGTTCGCGGGCGACGTGGTCGCGAAACTGTTCCGTCGCCGCGCGGCCGACGACCCGGACGACACGGTCACCGGTGCCGCGGGGACCCGCGACGCCATCGCCGACGACTGA
- a CDS encoding halocyanin domain-containing protein — protein sequence MSQTTVSRREIVRAGAAAVAVGLAGCSGGSDGTDTPADSGESGGESTPSAMASESSGSGGGGESGAGSGSSGGASASFDGWLSDVDNYDGVVDETGSDAVTVEVGVQNGAGAYGFGPAAVRVSTGTTVTFEWTGKGASHNVVQKGGGFESELTAEEGHTFEQTFDSAGTVKYLCRPHEPMGMKGVVIVE from the coding sequence ATGTCGCAGACGACCGTCAGTCGACGCGAGATCGTACGGGCCGGTGCCGCCGCGGTCGCAGTCGGACTGGCTGGCTGTTCCGGTGGCTCCGACGGGACCGACACACCCGCCGACTCGGGTGAGTCGGGTGGCGAGTCGACGCCGTCCGCGATGGCGAGCGAGTCGAGCGGGTCCGGCGGTGGCGGCGAGTCGGGTGCCGGGAGCGGGTCGAGTGGGGGCGCCAGCGCCTCGTTCGACGGCTGGCTCTCCGACGTCGACAACTACGACGGCGTCGTCGACGAGACCGGTAGTGACGCCGTCACGGTCGAAGTCGGCGTCCAGAACGGAGCCGGCGCGTACGGGTTCGGGCCCGCCGCCGTCCGTGTGTCGACGGGGACGACCGTCACCTTCGAGTGGACGGGGAAGGGGGCGAGTCACAACGTGGTTCAGAAGGGAGGTGGCTTCGAGAGCGAGCTCACCGCCGAGGAGGGTCACACCTTCGAGCAGACGTTCGACTCGGCGGGGACGGTGAAGTACCTCTGTCGGCCTCACGAGCCGATGGGAATGAAGGGGGTCGTTATCGTGGAGTAA
- a CDS encoding TIGR04053 family radical SAM/SPASM domain-containing protein, whose protein sequence is MFDTSRRPIVLVWEVSRACELACDHCRAEATPARHPDELTTTEGKRLLEQAREFGEGQIVVFSGGDPLKRPDLTELVRYGDELGLRMALTPSGTTALTRERLAALADAGLGRLAVSLDAGDPAIHDGYRGEQGVFADTLRAARWADDLGLDLQINTTVCARTVDELPAVRELAADLGATRWAVFFLVPVGRGRTLEPVSAERADRVLDWLHEVRADADFAVKTTEAPMLRRVGLQRDGVDPDEIDPTRGPPATRPSALAGDGFAFVSHTGEVCPSGFLPESVGNVREASVVELYRDSELFQRLRDPEALEGKCGECAFRRVCGGSRSRAFAHSGNPLGPDPLCPYVPGASDEEAVTDGGSHESTGGESRCEVDDSVECVERDGSLGGGDPGGTSRL, encoded by the coding sequence ATGTTCGACACCAGCCGACGACCGATCGTCCTCGTGTGGGAAGTCTCGCGCGCCTGCGAGTTGGCGTGTGACCACTGTCGTGCGGAGGCGACGCCGGCACGACACCCGGACGAGTTGACCACGACCGAGGGGAAGCGACTGCTCGAACAGGCACGCGAGTTCGGCGAGGGCCAGATCGTCGTCTTCTCCGGCGGCGACCCGCTGAAGCGACCGGATCTGACGGAACTCGTCCGCTACGGCGACGAGTTGGGACTCCGGATGGCACTCACCCCGAGCGGCACGACCGCACTCACCCGAGAGCGACTCGCGGCGCTCGCGGACGCCGGGCTCGGTCGCCTCGCCGTGAGTCTCGACGCCGGCGACCCGGCGATCCACGACGGCTACCGCGGCGAACAGGGTGTCTTCGCGGACACGCTCCGTGCGGCGCGGTGGGCCGACGATCTCGGCTTGGACCTCCAGATCAACACCACGGTCTGTGCTCGGACCGTCGACGAGTTGCCCGCCGTCCGCGAGTTGGCCGCGGATCTCGGCGCCACGCGGTGGGCCGTGTTCTTTCTCGTCCCGGTCGGTCGCGGCCGGACACTGGAGCCGGTGTCGGCCGAGCGGGCCGACCGCGTGCTCGACTGGCTCCACGAGGTGCGCGCGGACGCCGACTTCGCGGTCAAGACCACCGAGGCGCCGATGCTCCGGCGGGTCGGGCTGCAACGCGACGGTGTCGATCCCGACGAGATCGACCCGACGCGGGGGCCGCCGGCGACCCGTCCCTCGGCGCTGGCCGGTGACGGGTTCGCGTTCGTCTCGCACACCGGCGAGGTGTGTCCCTCCGGGTTCCTGCCGGAGTCCGTCGGGAACGTCCGCGAGGCGTCCGTCGTCGAGTTGTACCGCGACTCGGAGCTGTTCCAGCGCCTGCGCGATCCGGAGGCGCTGGAGGGGAAGTGCGGTGAGTGTGCCTTCCGGCGCGTCTGTGGCGGCAGTCGCTCGCGGGCGTTCGCACACTCGGGGAACCCCCTCGGACCGGACCCGCTGTGTCCGTACGTCCCCGGAGCGTCCGACGAGGAGGCCGTGACGGACGGCGGATCACACGAGTCGACTGGCGGAGAGAGTCGTTGTGAGGTCGACGACAGCGTCGAGTGTGTCGAGAGGGACGGCTCACTCGGAGGAGGTGATCCCGGTGGAACGAGTCGTCTGTAG
- a CDS encoding SRPBCC family protein: MERVVCSRDTKRSSAAVREDLQDVVRLTEAAGFDTVERDGDTVHVENRVGLARVEMTFRLRPSSDADLAYEQVEGLFEEMVTRYEVTGTEDGTRIDVETEFELGVTLLGDVLDATVIRRQRRGELTDQLDWLASGSG, encoded by the coding sequence GTGGAACGAGTCGTCTGTAGTCGCGACACGAAGCGGTCGTCCGCGGCAGTGCGAGAGGATCTACAGGACGTAGTCCGTCTCACGGAGGCGGCGGGGTTCGACACCGTCGAGCGAGACGGGGACACCGTTCACGTCGAGAACCGCGTCGGACTCGCCCGAGTCGAGATGACCTTCCGGCTCCGGCCGTCGTCGGACGCGGACTTGGCCTACGAGCAGGTCGAGGGACTGTTCGAGGAGATGGTGACACGCTACGAGGTCACCGGGACCGAGGACGGGACGCGGATCGACGTGGAGACGGAGTTCGAACTCGGCGTGACCCTCCTCGGGGACGTGCTCGACGCGACGGTGATCCGGCGCCAGCGGCGCGGCGAGTTGACCGACCAACTCGACTGGCTGGCGAGTGGCAGCGGGTAG
- a CDS encoding DUF2249 domain-containing protein: protein MATTDLLGRLDAPDGRPTTEIDVRQSPPPEPLSRTLGRLADLDDEATATEATPVLLQRNDRVPQHLFPKLDDRGYEYDHAAVDDHVVTAIWRP from the coding sequence ATGGCGACGACCGACCTGCTCGGCCGACTGGACGCCCCGGACGGACGACCGACGACCGAGATCGACGTGCGACAGTCGCCGCCGCCGGAGCCGCTGTCTCGGACGCTGGGGCGGTTGGCGGACCTCGACGACGAGGCGACGGCCACCGAGGCCACGCCAGTGTTGCTCCAGCGCAACGACAGAGTCCCACAGCACCTGTTCCCGAAACTGGACGACCGCGGGTACGAGTACGACCACGCGGCGGTCGACGACCACGTCGTCACCGCCATCTGGCGGCCGTGA
- a CDS encoding cupin domain-containing protein, with protein MTGTESDRVGHPDDTDDTERGEVTDLGAVAGDAEPHAVVHESAPQTVLLALDAGERVPFHEHPGTTVHFHVIEGAVTARVGDDRVEHELAAGELLRFDGGDG; from the coding sequence GTGACGGGGACCGAGTCCGACAGAGTGGGGCACCCCGACGACACCGACGACACCGAGCGAGGGGAGGTGACCGACCTCGGGGCGGTCGCGGGTGACGCCGAGCCGCACGCGGTGGTCCACGAGTCGGCCCCGCAGACGGTCCTCCTCGCGCTCGACGCGGGCGAGCGAGTCCCGTTCCACGAACACCCGGGGACGACGGTCCACTTCCACGTCATCGAGGGTGCGGTGACGGCGCGGGTCGGAGACGACCGCGTCGAACACGAGCTGGCGGCCGGCGAACTGCTCCGGTTCGACGGAGGCGACGGGTGA
- a CDS encoding helix-turn-helix domain-containing protein, whose protein sequence is MPRAKLAVTLPEDVWARRVTETYADTRLEVVSALTDGESGTGTALLEVTSPELRTVVEEIEGDEAVTDIGLLRVVGDNALVQVETDRPLLLRILQSSQIPFDTPLVVADGEAELIVTATRDRISELGDQLETVGMSFELLYLHESVDPAAVLTKPQREILVTAIEEGYYDTPRECTLTELAETVGVAKSSASERLHRAESRVIRDWAAEAFLTDDAPEEV, encoded by the coding sequence ATGCCCCGAGCCAAGTTGGCGGTGACGCTGCCCGAGGACGTGTGGGCACGGCGCGTGACGGAGACGTACGCGGACACGCGACTTGAGGTGGTCTCGGCACTCACGGACGGGGAGTCGGGGACCGGGACGGCACTCCTCGAGGTCACCTCGCCGGAGCTCCGGACCGTCGTCGAGGAGATCGAAGGCGACGAGGCCGTCACGGACATCGGACTCCTGCGGGTGGTCGGCGACAACGCGCTCGTGCAGGTGGAGACCGACCGCCCGCTGTTGCTCCGGATTCTCCAGTCGTCACAGATCCCCTTCGACACGCCGCTGGTCGTGGCCGACGGGGAGGCGGAGCTGATCGTCACGGCGACGAGAGACCGGATCTCGGAGTTGGGTGACCAACTGGAGACGGTCGGGATGTCCTTCGAGCTGCTGTACCTCCACGAGTCCGTCGACCCCGCCGCGGTGTTGACGAAGCCACAACGAGAGATCCTCGTGACGGCGATCGAGGAGGGGTACTACGACACCCCCCGGGAGTGTACGCTGACGGAACTGGCGGAGACGGTCGGCGTGGCGAAGTCCTCCGCCAGCGAGCGGCTCCACCGCGCCGAGAGTCGCGTGATCCGCGACTGGGCCGCCGAGGCGTTCCTCACCGACGACGCACCGGAGGAAGTCTGA
- the nirK gene encoding copper-containing nitrite reductase, which yields MPTTRRTTLKALGTTGVGAAVAGCQAGSSVDQATERERQESETQPTKPTAERVAADPTDVPEPIDRDEPKHHEITLTVEEVRAEVEQGVVYDYMTFDGQIPGPMIRVRQGDTISFTLENAPESVMPHNVDMHAIYGTGGGAEATHVTPGESAAERFTATYPGAFIYHCAVPNMDYHISSGMFGMILVEPKEGLPEVDREFYFGQHELYTDKPAGEKGHHKLDMEAMKAEDPTYVLLNGEQYAITPKKYGAVQAERDETVRVYMVCGGPNLNSNFHPIGNVWTEAYRDGGLASSPEEYLQTVNVPPGSCMVGTMDLPVPETIKLVDHALTRVARKGMMGVVAVDGEPNEEVFDPDPNA from the coding sequence ATGCCCACCACCCGACGCACGACACTGAAGGCGCTCGGCACGACAGGAGTCGGCGCGGCAGTGGCCGGCTGTCAGGCCGGCTCCAGCGTCGACCAGGCTACCGAACGCGAACGACAGGAGAGTGAGACACAGCCGACGAAGCCGACCGCCGAGCGCGTCGCGGCGGACCCGACCGACGTGCCGGAGCCGATCGACCGGGACGAACCGAAACACCACGAGATCACACTGACCGTCGAGGAGGTGCGTGCGGAGGTCGAACAGGGTGTCGTGTACGACTACATGACGTTCGACGGGCAGATCCCGGGGCCGATGATCCGTGTCCGACAGGGTGACACGATCTCGTTCACCCTCGAGAACGCTCCCGAGAGCGTCATGCCGCACAACGTGGACATGCACGCCATCTACGGCACCGGTGGTGGGGCCGAAGCGACTCACGTGACACCCGGTGAGTCTGCCGCCGAGCGGTTCACGGCCACGTACCCCGGGGCGTTCATTTACCACTGTGCGGTCCCGAACATGGACTACCACATCTCCAGTGGGATGTTCGGGATGATCCTCGTCGAGCCGAAGGAGGGGCTCCCCGAGGTCGACCGGGAGTTCTACTTCGGCCAACACGAGCTGTACACGGACAAACCGGCCGGCGAGAAGGGGCACCACAAATTGGACATGGAGGCGATGAAGGCGGAAGACCCCACGTACGTCCTTCTCAACGGCGAGCAGTACGCGATCACGCCGAAGAAGTACGGTGCCGTCCAGGCGGAGCGCGACGAGACGGTCCGGGTGTACATGGTCTGTGGCGGGCCGAACCTGAACTCCAACTTCCACCCGATCGGGAACGTCTGGACGGAGGCGTACCGCGACGGAGGGTTGGCGAGTTCACCCGAGGAGTACCTCCAGACGGTGAACGTCCCGCCGGGGTCGTGTATGGTCGGCACGATGGACCTCCCGGTGCCGGAGACGATCAAACTCGTCGACCACGCCCTGACGCGCGTCGCCCGGAAGGGGATGATGGGCGTCGTCGCGGTCGACGGTGAACCGAACGAGGAGGTGTTCGACCCAGATCCCAACGCGTAG
- a CDS encoding heavy metal translocating P-type ATPase — MTRTDEDPAAGGDAESADCVTTTLGVPEMDCPSCAETVERSLEGLDGVDGVDTRPTSGTVTVAHDPDESTPDAVAEAVEAAGYAVESQTGAVTERFTVPEMDCPSCAETVERALDDVAGVASVDTRPTSGTAVVTLDRSHTSAERVREVIESAGYEVTETTADAETAGSAVAEPASVWRSRRAVETWIGAGFTLLGLLFEFVLRGSNAELFAAGAVTLSTADVLFLAAVVAGGREIVRGGYYSLRQRSLDIDLLMSVAILGAVTVSVGFGERLYMEAATLAVLFSVAELLERYSMDKARDSLRELMELSPDEATVRRDGETVTIPVEDVRVGDTVVVRPGEKIPMDGEVADGESAVDQSPITGESVPVDKRAGDEVYAGTVNEQGYLEVTVTGEASDNTLSRIVDAVEDAQSNETDHEQFVERFAGYYTPVVVAFAVLVTLATPSVLGVSWTESIVYGLTLLVLACPCAFVISTPVSVVSGITSGAKNGVLIKGGDHLEAMGQVDAVALDKTGTLTCGELRVTDVVPLGDNTERDVLQCARGLETRSEHPIGDAVVDRAEAAGVDDRTVSEFESLTGKGVRADLDGETHYAGKPGLFEELEFDLNHVHAATDGGVVTQTSQRLCEENRCLDLLDSVVPDLQAAGKTVILVGTESELEGVIAVADEVRPEAERAVERLHELGVEHVAMLTGDNERTARAVAETVGVDEVRAELLPEEKVAAIRELDEAYDGVAMVGDGVNDAPALATATVGVAMGAAGTDTALETADVALMGDDLSRLPYLYELSHDANGVIRQNIWVSLAAKAALAVAVPFGLVPIWAAVLIGDAGMTLGVTGNAMRLSRIRPEVAGDGAAVSE; from the coding sequence ATGACGAGGACAGACGAGGACCCGGCGGCCGGTGGTGACGCAGAGAGCGCCGACTGCGTCACGACGACTCTCGGGGTCCCGGAGATGGACTGTCCCTCCTGCGCGGAGACGGTCGAGCGCAGCCTCGAGGGACTGGACGGCGTCGACGGCGTCGACACACGTCCGACGAGCGGGACGGTGACCGTCGCGCACGACCCCGACGAGAGCACTCCGGACGCCGTGGCCGAGGCCGTGGAGGCGGCGGGATACGCCGTCGAGTCACAGACTGGAGCGGTGACGGAACGGTTCACGGTCCCGGAGATGGACTGCCCGTCCTGTGCGGAGACGGTGGAGAGAGCCCTCGACGACGTAGCGGGCGTCGCGAGTGTGGACACCCGTCCGACGAGCGGGACGGCAGTCGTGACGCTCGACCGCTCGCACACGTCGGCCGAGCGGGTTCGAGAGGTGATCGAGTCGGCGGGGTACGAGGTCACCGAGACGACGGCCGACGCCGAGACGGCGGGGAGTGCCGTCGCGGAGCCAGCGTCCGTCTGGCGGAGCCGGCGGGCGGTCGAGACGTGGATCGGTGCCGGGTTCACACTCCTCGGGTTACTGTTCGAGTTCGTGCTCCGTGGATCGAACGCGGAACTGTTCGCGGCAGGAGCGGTGACCCTGTCGACCGCGGACGTGCTGTTCCTCGCCGCGGTCGTCGCCGGGGGGCGAGAGATCGTCCGCGGAGGGTACTACTCGCTCCGGCAGCGGAGCCTCGACATCGACCTGCTGATGTCCGTCGCCATCCTCGGTGCCGTGACGGTCAGCGTCGGGTTCGGAGAGCGTCTCTACATGGAGGCGGCGACGCTCGCGGTTCTGTTCAGCGTCGCCGAACTCCTCGAGCGCTACTCGATGGACAAGGCACGCGACTCGCTGCGGGAGTTGATGGAACTCTCGCCCGACGAGGCGACCGTCCGCCGCGACGGCGAGACGGTGACGATTCCGGTCGAGGACGTCCGAGTCGGCGACACTGTCGTCGTCAGGCCGGGTGAGAAGATTCCGATGGACGGCGAAGTGGCCGACGGGGAGAGTGCGGTCGACCAGTCGCCGATCACGGGCGAGAGCGTCCCGGTCGACAAGCGAGCTGGCGACGAGGTGTACGCGGGGACGGTCAACGAACAGGGGTACCTCGAGGTGACCGTCACCGGCGAGGCGAGCGACAACACGCTCTCGCGGATCGTCGACGCGGTCGAGGACGCCCAGTCGAACGAGACGGACCACGAGCAGTTCGTCGAGCGGTTCGCGGGCTACTACACCCCGGTCGTCGTCGCCTTCGCGGTCCTCGTCACGCTGGCGACACCCTCGGTACTCGGCGTCTCGTGGACGGAGTCGATCGTCTACGGGTTGACGCTGCTCGTGTTGGCGTGTCCGTGTGCGTTCGTCATCTCGACGCCCGTCTCCGTCGTCTCGGGGATCACGAGCGGCGCGAAGAACGGCGTCCTGATCAAGGGTGGCGACCACCTGGAGGCGATGGGGCAAGTGGATGCCGTCGCCCTCGACAAGACCGGCACGCTGACGTGCGGCGAGTTGCGCGTCACCGACGTGGTGCCGCTGGGTGACAACACCGAGCGCGACGTACTCCAGTGTGCGCGTGGTTTGGAGACTCGCTCGGAACACCCCATCGGCGACGCCGTCGTCGACCGCGCCGAGGCGGCCGGGGTCGACGACCGGACGGTCTCCGAGTTCGAGAGTCTCACCGGGAAGGGCGTGCGGGCGGATCTCGACGGCGAGACGCACTACGCGGGCAAGCCCGGTCTGTTCGAGGAGTTGGAGTTCGACCTGAACCACGTCCACGCCGCGACGGACGGCGGCGTGGTGACGCAGACGAGCCAACGGCTCTGTGAGGAGAACCGCTGTCTCGACCTGCTCGACTCCGTCGTCCCCGACCTCCAGGCGGCGGGGAAGACGGTGATCCTCGTCGGGACCGAGTCGGAACTGGAGGGTGTGATCGCGGTCGCGGACGAGGTCCGCCCGGAGGCCGAGCGCGCGGTCGAGCGACTCCACGAGTTGGGTGTCGAGCACGTGGCGATGCTCACCGGCGACAACGAGCGCACCGCGCGTGCCGTCGCGGAGACGGTCGGCGTCGACGAAGTCCGCGCGGAGTTGCTCCCCGAAGAGAAGGTGGCAGCGATCAGAGAGTTGGACGAGGCGTACGACGGGGTCGCGATGGTGGGTGACGGCGTCAACGACGCCCCCGCACTCGCCACCGCCACGGTCGGCGTGGCGATGGGTGCCGCCGGGACGGACACGGCGCTGGAGACCGCGGACGTGGCGCTCATGGGCGACGACCTGTCGCGGCTCCCGTACCTCTACGAACTCTCACACGACGCGAACGGGGTTATCCGACAGAATATCTGGGTGAGTCTGGCCGCCAAAGCCGCCCTCGCGGTCGCGGTCCCGTTCGGACTCGTCCCCATCTGGGCGGCAGTGTTGATCGGCGACGCGGGGATGACGCTGGGTGTCACCGGCAACGCGATGCGACTGTCGCGGATTCGTCCAGAGGTGGCTGGAGACGGAGCGGCAGTCTCCGAGTGA
- a CDS encoding universal stress protein, protein MSEHGETDGTDGRVTNAAADGDENAADRDTNGADHGDENAAADGDAVAIRRPPTVLVPVRVLEGQTLSASLVEFLAPARVVVLGYHVLPEQTSTEQAGLQFEERARTAVDDVAAVFAEAEHETDAGGSVETRVVFTHDRDQTIERVAAEVEATAVLLPNPAGEIDDVLVALRGAVDTRRLADLVATLAHEGIDVTLLGYESESFDAASEVDRARRRLLDRGVSATRLAIETGTSEAPVRDIVERSAEFDAIVVGEGGRTLFSQIVGDDADRVAAGAVAPVLVVRNPPVDEA, encoded by the coding sequence ATGTCCGAGCACGGAGAGACGGACGGCACTGACGGGAGAGTCACGAACGCCGCTGCCGACGGGGACGAAAACGCCGCCGACAGGGACACGAACGGTGCCGACCACGGGGACGAAAACGCCGCCGCCGACGGGGACGCGGTCGCGATCCGCCGCCCGCCGACGGTGCTCGTCCCGGTGCGCGTGTTGGAGGGCCAGACACTGTCGGCGTCGCTCGTGGAGTTCCTCGCTCCGGCGCGGGTCGTCGTCCTTGGCTACCACGTCCTCCCGGAGCAGACCTCGACAGAACAGGCGGGGCTCCAGTTCGAGGAGCGCGCTCGCACGGCCGTCGACGACGTGGCGGCGGTGTTCGCCGAGGCCGAACACGAGACGGACGCGGGTGGCTCCGTCGAGACGCGCGTCGTCTTCACCCACGACCGCGACCAGACGATCGAGCGCGTCGCCGCCGAAGTCGAGGCGACGGCGGTGTTGCTCCCGAATCCGGCCGGCGAGATCGACGACGTGCTCGTCGCACTCCGTGGAGCCGTCGACACACGGCGACTCGCCGACCTCGTGGCGACGCTCGCCCACGAAGGTATCGACGTGACGCTGTTGGGGTACGAGAGCGAGTCGTTCGACGCCGCGAGCGAGGTGGATCGCGCTCGCCGACGGCTCCTCGACCGTGGGGTCTCAGCGACGCGACTCGCGATCGAGACGGGCACTTCCGAGGCGCCCGTCCGCGATATCGTCGAGCGCTCGGCGGAGTTCGACGCCATCGTCGTCGGCGAGGGTGGTCGAACACTGTTCTCACAGATCGTCGGCGACGACGCCGACCGCGTCGCCGCCGGTGCCGTCGCGCCGGTGTTGGTCGTCCGGAACCCACCCGTCGACGAGGCGTAG